The following coding sequences are from one Formosa haliotis window:
- the pfkA gene encoding 6-phosphofructokinase, with product MSKTIKKIGVLTSGGDAPGMNAGIRAVVRTCAFHHIECVGIVHGYQGMIRGDFIPMDARSVKGIINKGGTILKTARSKDFMTKEGRQKAYDQLKKAEVDALVVIGGDGSFTGAMVFSSEFDIPVMGIPGTIDNDIYGTTHTLGYDTALNTVVDVIDKIRDTASSHDRLFFIEVMGRDVGHIALNVGVGAGAEEVLIPEEDLGLDRLLESLRRSKASGKSSSIVVVAEGDKIGKNVFELKDYVDEHMSEYEVRVSVLGHMQRGGSPSCFDRVLASRMGVKAVESLLEGKSNFMVGLLNDVMALTPLDQAIKGQSKINLELLRVSDIMST from the coding sequence ATGTCAAAAACCATTAAAAAAATTGGTGTTTTAACCTCTGGAGGAGATGCTCCTGGAATGAATGCAGGAATTCGTGCGGTAGTTAGAACATGTGCCTTTCATCATATAGAATGTGTAGGAATTGTTCACGGTTATCAAGGGATGATTCGTGGCGATTTTATTCCAATGGATGCACGAAGTGTGAAAGGTATTATTAATAAAGGTGGTACGATTTTAAAAACAGCGCGGTCTAAAGATTTTATGACCAAGGAAGGCCGACAAAAAGCCTATGACCAACTTAAAAAGGCCGAAGTAGATGCTTTAGTGGTTATTGGTGGTGATGGTAGTTTTACTGGAGCCATGGTTTTTAGTTCAGAATTTGACATTCCTGTAATGGGAATTCCCGGAACCATAGATAATGATATTTATGGAACAACCCATACTTTAGGGTACGATACAGCTTTAAATACTGTTGTAGATGTTATCGATAAGATTAGAGATACAGCCAGTTCTCACGACCGTTTATTCTTTATAGAAGTTATGGGGCGCGATGTAGGGCATATCGCTTTAAACGTTGGAGTAGGTGCTGGTGCCGAAGAGGTATTGATACCAGAAGAAGATTTAGGATTAGATAGATTATTAGAATCTTTACGCAGAAGTAAAGCCTCTGGTAAATCATCGAGTATAGTAGTCGTTGCCGAAGGTGATAAAATTGGAAAAAACGTATTTGAATTAAAGGACTATGTTGATGAACATATGTCGGAATATGAAGTACGTGTATCTGTTTTAGGCCATATGCAACGTGGAGGTTCACCATCGTGCTTCGACCGTGTTTTGGCAAGTCGTATGGGAGTAAAAGCAGTAGAAAGTTTGTTAGAAGGAAAATCCAATTTCATGGTCGGTTTGCTTAACGATGTTATGGCATTAACCCCTTTAGATCAAGCTATAAAAGGTCAGTCAAAAATTAACTTAGAATTATTACGTGTGTCAGATATCATGAGCACTTAA
- a CDS encoding translocation/assembly module TamB domain-containing protein: protein MILSIPGVQTRLGKYATSKLNESYHTQIHIGAVGLHFNGDVQVKRILISDYKQDTLISAKLLETHIVNFRNLYRGKLNFSEIDLSDLKFNIKTYKGEEHTNLDVFVSRFDSDDDSPSKFLLASSDLNIYKGKFTFTNENLETPEVLVFNDVEINASNFLINGPDVSTRINTLKFVDSRGLVVENLTTNFSYTLSDINLADLSLKTKDSELEGDIRFEFNREDLAVFTDKVQVIANIDNADLAFSDLNYFYNEFGVNQRANFSVNLTGTLNDLNLNNLNLKTNRNSRIIGDLNFKNLFTKEDHTFYMKGNYARLSSTYKDLIALLPNVLGQSIPSNFDRFGNFNITGTSEITSTKINANLNINTSLGLIKSDLILTDIDHIDKAAYRGNIAVTDFDLGAYLNDPKFHLTSLDLEVDGSGFTTENVDTKVNGEVFYMDFNNYSYKNLTVLGNFRNSVYNGKLVSDDPNFKLNFDGLADFSQQINKVDFVADVKYANLRILNFVRNDSLSMFKGLVDIKAEGTSVNDIEGVISISNANYLNEHDNYIFDDFTITSVFEDSIRHVLVNSPDIIEGEMSGIFKFKNIGVLFKNALGSIYSKFEPKEIEPSEYLDFNFKIYNKIVEVFYPNITLGTNTFVKGHVQSEDEKVNIIFRSPEIKLYDYFASDIVINVDNKNPIFNTYIEIDSLNTKFYDISRFSLVNKTINDTLIMHTEFQGGKRNDDVYNLNIYHTLNEVNNSVVGFKKSDVTFKNSTWFINQDRDTLNKIEFSHDLKQFNIEKLVMSLDDEEISLSGFLQDSVEKDLELTFDKVDLAKVTPQFDSLELGGILNGKLHVFQQNGHYLPSSDVSIDFLEVNGFRLGSFSGNITGNENLTRYFVDAKIKNDEDRSFVAIGYIDALNNESHIDVDLRFNDFDLKPFSPLGKDVISDIRGFVSGNVKLIGDLKKPALEGALNLREAGLLVPVLNTNYDFADDSRVVLKNQEFIFDDIQITDNVFKTEGVLGGFIKHQNFTDWELGIDIKTDRLLVLNTDDSEDALYYGQGYIAGNATINGPTDELVISVVGETMEGTVFKIPMSDSESFGDNTFIHFLSPEEKKAKLAGKELLIKDIKGLELDFDLEVNNNAEIEIVMDRDSGSTIKGRGIGGLLIEINTNGKFNIYGDFSVFQGVYNFMYGGLIQKEFIVQPGGTLAWDGNPLGARIDIKAIYKTQANPSPLLDNPINKSIPVNVEIELTNQLEKPEVNFGFEFPNVNSTVKSELTYRLESKEDRDNQALYLLTTGSFSSGLSGINPYGTLTERLNGIVNGLFSSGDNKLNIGLNYELGENNPDYQTDDRFGVTLQTKISDRVMINGNVDVPVGGVSQTVIAGDIEIDFLLNEEGTLTASVFNRENSIRDFGEEIGYTQGVGISYNVDFDTFRELIRKIFVGEKKVEIESATQNEVPVELPKDDNAIPEFIILKSEDSEEN from the coding sequence TTGATTTTGTCAATTCCGGGTGTGCAAACGCGATTAGGAAAATATGCCACTTCAAAACTAAACGAATCTTACCATACGCAAATCCATATTGGTGCAGTTGGACTTCATTTTAATGGAGATGTTCAGGTGAAACGAATTCTTATTTCCGATTATAAACAAGACACCTTAATTAGCGCGAAATTATTAGAAACTCATATTGTAAATTTCAGGAATCTGTATCGCGGGAAATTAAATTTTTCTGAAATCGATTTAAGCGATTTAAAATTCAATATAAAAACATATAAGGGTGAAGAACACACGAATTTAGACGTTTTTGTTTCTCGTTTTGATAGTGACGACGATTCACCAAGTAAATTTTTATTGGCTTCTAGCGATTTAAATATTTATAAAGGAAAATTTACATTTACAAACGAAAATTTAGAAACTCCCGAAGTTTTAGTTTTTAACGATGTAGAAATTAATGCATCTAATTTTTTAATTAATGGACCAGATGTTTCTACACGTATTAATACGCTTAAATTTGTGGATAGTCGCGGACTAGTTGTAGAAAATTTAACAACGAATTTTTCCTATACATTAAGTGATATTAACCTTGCCGATTTAAGTTTAAAAACAAAAGACTCTGAATTAGAAGGGGATATTAGGTTCGAGTTTAATCGGGAAGATTTAGCAGTTTTTACAGATAAAGTACAAGTAATTGCCAATATAGATAATGCTGATTTAGCGTTCTCTGATCTGAATTATTTTTATAATGAATTTGGAGTTAATCAGCGTGCTAATTTTTCGGTTAATTTAACGGGAACTTTAAACGATTTAAATCTTAATAATTTAAACTTAAAAACCAATCGTAATTCTAGGATTATTGGAGATCTCAACTTTAAAAACCTATTTACAAAAGAAGACCATACCTTTTATATGAAAGGTAATTACGCGCGTTTATCTTCAACCTACAAAGATTTAATCGCTTTACTGCCTAATGTGTTAGGGCAAAGTATACCTTCGAATTTCGATAGGTTTGGAAACTTTAATATTACAGGAACTTCAGAAATAACATCCACAAAAATTAATGCCAACTTAAATATTAATACCTCTTTAGGTTTAATAAAATCTGATTTAATTTTAACCGATATCGATCATATCGATAAAGCAGCGTATAGAGGGAATATCGCAGTTACAGATTTCGATTTAGGGGCTTATTTAAACGATCCGAAATTTCATTTAACTTCATTAGATTTAGAAGTTGATGGGAGCGGATTTACCACAGAAAATGTAGACACTAAAGTAAACGGTGAAGTGTTTTATATGGACTTTAATAATTACTCCTATAAGAATTTAACCGTTTTAGGAAACTTTAGAAATAGCGTTTATAACGGGAAATTGGTAAGCGATGATCCTAATTTTAAACTAAATTTTGATGGCTTAGCCGATTTTTCACAGCAAATTAATAAAGTAGATTTTGTTGCCGATGTAAAATATGCCAATTTAAGAATATTAAATTTTGTGAGAAATGATAGCCTTTCTATGTTTAAAGGTTTGGTCGATATAAAAGCAGAGGGAACATCTGTAAACGATATTGAAGGTGTTATTTCAATTTCTAATGCCAATTATTTAAATGAACACGACAACTATATTTTTGACGATTTTACCATAACATCTGTTTTTGAAGATTCTATTCGTCACGTATTGGTAAACTCGCCAGACATAATAGAAGGTGAAATGAGTGGTATTTTTAAATTTAAAAATATTGGCGTATTGTTTAAAAATGCATTGGGTAGTATTTATAGCAAATTTGAGCCTAAAGAAATAGAACCAAGCGAATATTTAGATTTCAATTTTAAGATTTATAATAAAATTGTAGAAGTATTTTATCCTAACATTACTTTGGGTACAAATACATTTGTAAAAGGACATGTGCAGAGCGAAGATGAAAAAGTAAACATCATTTTTAGGTCGCCAGAAATTAAATTGTACGATTATTTTGCCAGTGACATTGTTATAAACGTAGATAATAAAAATCCGATTTTTAATACCTACATAGAAATAGATAGTTTAAATACTAAATTTTACGATATCTCTAGGTTTAGTCTGGTAAATAAAACGATTAATGACACCCTTATTATGCATACCGAATTTCAGGGTGGTAAACGAAATGACGATGTTTATAATTTAAATATTTACCACACTTTAAATGAAGTGAATAATTCTGTAGTCGGGTTTAAAAAATCTGATGTTACTTTTAAAAATAGCACTTGGTTTATTAATCAGGATCGAGATACTTTAAATAAGATAGAATTTAGTCACGATTTAAAACAGTTTAATATAGAAAAGCTGGTAATGTCGCTAGATGATGAAGAAATCTCATTATCAGGATTTTTACAAGATTCTGTAGAAAAAGATTTAGAACTTACTTTCGATAAAGTAGATTTAGCAAAAGTTACACCGCAATTCGACAGTTTAGAATTGGGCGGAATATTAAATGGAAAACTTCATGTGTTTCAGCAAAACGGGCATTATTTACCAAGTTCCGATGTGTCTATAGATTTCCTAGAAGTGAATGGTTTTAGATTAGGTTCTTTTAGTGGTAATATTACCGGTAACGAAAATTTAACCCGCTATTTTGTCGATGCTAAAATTAAGAACGATGAAGATAGATCTTTTGTAGCCATTGGGTATATAGATGCTTTAAATAACGAATCGCACATCGATGTCGATTTAAGGTTTAACGATTTCGATCTAAAACCTTTTAGTCCCTTAGGGAAAGATGTTATTAGCGATATTCGCGGCTTTGTGTCTGGAAATGTAAAATTAATAGGCGATTTAAAGAAGCCTGCTTTAGAAGGAGCACTCAATTTACGAGAAGCTGGTTTGTTAGTGCCTGTATTAAATACCAATTATGATTTTGCAGATGATTCTCGTGTGGTTTTAAAAAACCAAGAGTTTATTTTTGATGATATACAAATCACCGATAACGTGTTTAAAACAGAAGGAGTTTTAGGAGGTTTTATAAAACACCAAAATTTTACCGATTGGGAATTGGGTATCGACATAAAAACCGATCGTCTACTTGTTTTAAATACCGACGACTCTGAAGATGCCTTATATTATGGTCAAGGTTATATTGCAGGAAACGCTACAATTAATGGTCCTACAGACGAACTTGTAATTTCGGTTGTAGGAGAAACCATGGAAGGAACCGTGTTTAAAATTCCTATGAGCGATTCAGAATCTTTTGGAGACAATACTTTTATTCATTTTTTAAGTCCGGAAGAGAAGAAAGCTAAACTTGCAGGTAAAGAACTTTTAATTAAAGATATAAAAGGACTAGAATTAGATTTCGATTTGGAGGTAAATAATAATGCCGAGATTGAAATTGTAATGGACCGTGATTCTGGAAGCACCATTAAGGGACGTGGTATTGGCGGTTTGCTAATTGAAATTAATACCAACGGGAAATTTAATATTTATGGCGATTTTTCGGTGTTTCAAGGAGTTTATAATTTTATGTACGGTGGTTTAATTCAAAAGGAATTTATAGTACAGCCAGGGGGAACTTTAGCGTGGGATGGGAATCCGTTAGGCGCCCGAATAGATATTAAAGCCATATATAAAACACAAGCTAATCCGTCACCTTTATTAGATAATCCTATTAATAAGAGTATTCCTGTAAATGTAGAGATCGAGTTAACTAATCAGTTAGAAAAGCCAGAAGTTAATTTTGGTTTTGAATTTCCAAACGTGAATTCCACTGTAAAGTCCGAGCTTACTTATAGATTAGAGTCTAAGGAAGATCGCGATAACCAAGCACTATATCTTCTTACTACCGGATCGTTTTCTAGTGGTTTATCGGGTATTAATCCTTACGGTACCTTAACAGAACGATTAAATGGAATTGTAAACGGGTTGTTTTCTAGTGGAGACAATAAATTGAATATTGGTTTAAATTATGAACTGGGTGAAAATAACCCCGATTACCAAACCGATGATCGATTTGGAGTAACGCTACAAACAAAAATTAGCGATCGGGTGATGATTAATGGAAATGTTGATGTACCGGTAGGAGGGGTGAGCCAAACCGTTATTGCAGGAGATATAGAAATTGATTTCTTATTGAACGAGGAAGGTACTTTAACAGCAAGTGTATTTAATCGAGAAAATAGTATTCGCGATTTTGGAGAAGAAATAGGGTATACTCAAGGTGTCGGAATTTCATATAATGTAGACTTTGATACTTTTAGAGAATTAATTCGAAAAATCTTTGTAGGAGAAAAAAAGGTGGAGATAGAAAGTGCTACCCAAAACGAAGTTCCTGTCGAGCTTCCAAAAGATGACAATGCGATTCCGGAATTCATTATTTTAAAATCCGAAGATTCAGAAGAAAATTAA
- the tsaD gene encoding tRNA (adenosine(37)-N6)-threonylcarbamoyltransferase complex transferase subunit TsaD — protein sequence MQSENIYILGIESSCDDTAAAVIHNGKILSNVVANQSIHEQYGGVVPELASRAHQQNIVPVVHQALTKANITKDQLHAIAFTRGPGLMGSLLVGTSFAKSLAYGLDIPLIDVNHMQGHILAHFIDEEGFSKPPFPFLAMTISGGHTQIVKVNGYFDMEVIGETIDDAVGEAYDKSGKVLGLGYPAGPEMDKRAQLGNPKAFKFTKPKVEGLNFSFSGLKTAILYFIQKETKANPNFIAEHLNDICASIQYTIIGILIDKLKLASKQTGIKHIAIGGGVSANSGIRKALKDGEQKFGWTTYIPKFEFTTDNAAMIAIVGYLKYLENDFSDSDITASARLKF from the coding sequence ATGCAATCAGAAAATATCTACATTCTAGGAATTGAGTCTTCTTGCGACGACACCGCTGCTGCTGTAATACACAACGGCAAAATATTAAGTAATGTTGTAGCCAACCAAAGTATTCACGAACAATATGGTGGTGTGGTACCCGAATTGGCTTCTAGAGCACACCAACAAAACATTGTTCCGGTTGTGCACCAAGCTTTAACAAAAGCTAATATTACTAAAGACCAATTGCATGCTATTGCCTTTACGCGTGGCCCAGGATTAATGGGTTCGCTTTTAGTGGGAACCTCTTTTGCAAAATCGTTGGCTTACGGATTAGATATTCCGCTTATAGATGTTAACCACATGCAAGGCCATATTTTAGCACATTTTATTGATGAAGAAGGCTTTAGCAAACCACCGTTTCCGTTTTTAGCGATGACCATTTCTGGCGGTCATACTCAAATTGTAAAAGTAAATGGGTATTTTGATATGGAAGTTATTGGTGAAACCATAGATGACGCCGTGGGTGAAGCTTACGATAAAAGTGGAAAAGTTTTAGGTTTAGGCTACCCTGCCGGCCCCGAAATGGATAAACGCGCTCAATTAGGAAATCCGAAAGCCTTTAAATTTACAAAACCAAAAGTAGAAGGCTTAAATTTTAGTTTCTCTGGCTTAAAAACAGCTATTTTATATTTTATTCAGAAGGAAACAAAAGCTAATCCAAACTTCATTGCAGAGCATTTAAACGATATCTGTGCCTCTATTCAATATACAATTATTGGCATTTTAATAGACAAGTTAAAATTAGCTAGCAAGCAAACCGGAATTAAACATATTGCTATTGGCGGTGGTGTTTCTGCAAACTCCGGAATTAGAAAAGCACTTAAAGATGGTGAACAAAAATTTGGTTGGACCACCTATATCCCTAAATTTGAATTTACTACAGACAATGCGGCTATGATTGCCATTGTAGGCTATTTAAAGTATTTAGAAAACGACTTTTCGGACTCGGATATTACAGCTTCTGCACGTTTAAAATTCTAA
- a CDS encoding peptidylprolyl isomerase has translation MLKNLLLTGAIISSTLCYAQKSTKANLDLITTPEEAQIFIKENKSLKGKFVVFNKEKHNTPLTTALFDLPKGGSKIYENEFNKTTYKIIDKDEVTYYRASYIFINSEQYNETDLKRLKQTIYSKFNQGYRFKDLVNQYSMDKNASRGGDTGWIIEGTMPTEVEDELIKNNKNHYLNKLFTVDIADKNWHYVILKTEEPKPIEEIKVLKITEAL, from the coding sequence ATGTTAAAAAACCTACTTTTAACGGGAGCTATAATTAGCTCTACCTTATGTTATGCTCAAAAATCAACTAAAGCCAATTTAGATTTAATTACAACCCCAGAAGAAGCTCAAATTTTCATTAAAGAAAATAAAAGTCTGAAAGGAAAATTTGTTGTTTTTAACAAAGAAAAACACAATACACCTTTAACCACAGCGCTTTTTGATTTACCTAAGGGTGGTTCTAAAATTTACGAAAATGAATTTAACAAAACGACCTATAAGATTATAGATAAAGATGAAGTTACTTATTATCGTGCTAGCTATATTTTTATAAATAGTGAGCAGTACAACGAAACCGATTTAAAACGATTAAAACAAACCATTTACTCTAAATTTAATCAAGGGTATCGTTTTAAAGATTTGGTAAATCAATATTCTATGGATAAAAATGCCTCTCGAGGTGGAGATACCGGATGGATTATAGAAGGCACTATGCCTACAGAAGTTGAAGATGAATTGATTAAAAACAATAAAAATCATTATTTAAACAAACTTTTTACCGTAGATATAGCTGATAAAAATTGGCATTACGTAATTTTAAAGACTGAAGAACCTAAACCGATTGAAGAAATTAAGGTTTTAAAAATAACCGAAGCGCTTTAA
- a CDS encoding 16S rRNA (uracil(1498)-N(3))-methyltransferase, producing MQLFYNPDITENTLQLAFSKEESRHIVKVLRKHTGDMLYVTNGKGWLFTAQLNLADIKNCLATITEKTFQNPKDYTLHLAVAPTKMNDRYEWFLEKATEIGIDSITPIICDHSERKVVKTERFEKILQAAMKQSLHYYLPVLHDPIPFKTFINQQHAGDCFIAHCEETDKKSLKQLLKPKTEVTILIGPEGDFSTKEIELALKNNFIPVTLGNTRLRTETAAIVACHTAALLNE from the coding sequence ATGCAATTATTTTACAACCCCGACATTACCGAAAACACTTTACAACTTGCTTTTTCTAAAGAAGAAAGCAGACATATTGTAAAAGTATTACGAAAACATACTGGCGATATGTTATATGTTACCAACGGTAAAGGCTGGTTGTTTACGGCGCAATTAAATTTGGCCGATATAAAGAATTGCTTAGCAACCATTACAGAAAAAACCTTTCAAAATCCAAAAGATTATACCTTACATTTGGCGGTTGCACCAACCAAGATGAACGATAGGTACGAATGGTTTTTAGAAAAGGCAACAGAAATAGGTATCGATAGCATCACGCCTATTATTTGCGATCACAGCGAACGAAAAGTTGTAAAAACAGAACGTTTCGAAAAAATATTGCAAGCGGCTATGAAACAATCTTTACATTATTATTTACCTGTTTTACACGATCCTATTCCTTTTAAAACTTTTATAAATCAGCAACATGCCGGAGATTGTTTTATAGCGCATTGCGAAGAAACCGACAAAAAATCTTTAAAACAACTCTTAAAACCCAAAACCGAAGTCACCATTTTAATTGGCCCTGAAGGCGATTTTAGCACAAAAGAAATAGAATTAGCACTTAAAAACAATTTCATTCCCGTAACTTTGGGTAACACAAGATTGCGAACAGAAACAGCCGCTATTGTAGCCTGCCATACCGCAGCTTTATTAAACGAATAA
- a CDS encoding DUF4159 domain-containing protein, protein MKLFWALTYFLITASLSAQDVAVLHYKGGGDWYSNPTSLPNLVKYCNAHINTRINPKVESVETASPDLFQYPFVHMTGHGNVYFDERDKTNLKNYLISGGFLHIDDNYGLKPYITKALKEVFPEQDLVEVPASHEIFQTPNRFPEGLPKIHEHDGNRPQAFALFYEERMVLLFTYESDLGDGWEDPEVHNDPETVREKALKMGANIIYYVFNH, encoded by the coding sequence ATGAAATTATTTTGGGCACTTACCTATTTTTTAATTACAGCTAGTCTTTCAGCTCAAGATGTTGCTGTTTTGCACTATAAAGGCGGTGGAGATTGGTATAGCAACCCTACTTCGCTACCTAATTTGGTAAAATATTGTAATGCACATATTAACACAAGAATTAACCCTAAAGTTGAAAGTGTAGAAACCGCTAGCCCAGATTTATTTCAATACCCTTTTGTGCATATGACGGGGCATGGAAATGTCTATTTTGACGAACGTGATAAAACCAATTTAAAAAACTATTTAATTTCGGGTGGTTTTTTGCATATCGATGATAACTACGGATTAAAGCCTTATATTACCAAAGCTTTAAAAGAAGTGTTCCCAGAACAAGATCTTGTAGAGGTTCCAGCTTCTCATGAGATTTTTCAAACTCCAAATCGTTTTCCAGAAGGCTTACCAAAAATTCACGAACACGATGGTAACCGTCCGCAAGCTTTTGCTTTGTTTTATGAAGAACGCATGGTATTACTTTTCACTTACGAAAGTGATTTAGGTGATGGTTGGGAAGACCCAGAAGTCCATAACGACCCCGAAACAGTAAGAGAAAAAGCTCTAAAAATGGGAGCTAATATAATTTATTATGTTTTTAATCATTAA
- a CDS encoding TrmH family RNA methyltransferase — protein MAQLNHYNTSFSKKTFPITLVCDNVSNAPNIGSLFRTADAFGVEKLILCGPYIPLGRKMTKTSRATEKVVPFEIKEDVTSVITQLKSEGYNIIALEITDNSTALRHADFSESGPIALLIGDENFGISETLLQLADLVIHIDMFGQNSSMNVVQATNIILYEITKQTL, from the coding sequence ATGGCTCAACTTAACCACTACAATACTTCGTTTAGTAAAAAAACGTTTCCTATAACATTGGTTTGCGATAATGTATCGAACGCTCCAAATATTGGTAGTTTATTTAGAACGGCAGATGCGTTCGGGGTAGAAAAACTAATTCTTTGTGGTCCTTATATTCCTTTAGGTCGAAAAATGACAAAAACTTCTCGTGCTACAGAAAAAGTAGTGCCTTTTGAAATTAAGGAAGATGTTACCTCGGTTATCACCCAATTAAAATCAGAAGGTTACAACATTATAGCTTTAGAGATTACAGATAATAGCACCGCCTTAAGACATGCCGATTTTTCTGAATCTGGCCCGATAGCTTTGCTCATTGGAGACGAGAATTTTGGAATCTCAGAAACTCTATTACAACTCGCAGATCTGGTGATTCATATCGATATGTTTGGGCAAAACAGCAGTATGAATGTAGTGCAAGCAACCAATATTATTTTATACGAAATAACAAAACAAACTCTTTAA
- a CDS encoding AI-2E family transporter, with protein MESKTIANGILRAIFTLVAIAILIYFLYQIQSVIVYLIISAVISLTGSPLVRFFRHRFKLNDTLSVVLTMLIIVGSLIGLILLFIPLVIEQGHNLSLLNMDKLQGNLNTVYLQVSEYLAGKHIYLEKSLEDYNLLSKFNYSAIPDFLNSLLSGFGTVGVGLFSILFISFFLLKDRRLLEDSFMLAIPENKKLRVRKSLYKIKGLLSRYFLGLLIQILILFVIYSIVLLIFGIKNGIVIAFLCALLNLIPYIGPLISAILMAILSLSSNLQDDFSVILPTTIYVLIGFCIAQLIDNFFSQPIIFSRSVKSHPLEIFLVIIISGILFGIVGMVLAIPAYTSLKVILKEFLSENKLVKYLTKDL; from the coding sequence ATGGAATCTAAAACTATAGCAAATGGTATTTTAAGAGCAATCTTTACTTTAGTTGCAATTGCTATCCTTATATACTTTTTATATCAAATTCAATCGGTGATTGTTTATTTGATTATCTCGGCAGTCATTTCATTAACGGGTTCACCTTTAGTTCGTTTTTTTAGGCATCGTTTTAAATTAAACGATACGCTTTCTGTTGTCCTCACCATGTTAATTATTGTAGGCTCTTTAATAGGATTAATTTTATTATTTATTCCGCTTGTAATAGAACAAGGACATAATTTATCTTTATTAAATATGGATAAGCTTCAAGGGAATTTAAATACGGTGTATTTACAAGTTTCTGAGTATTTAGCTGGTAAACATATCTATTTAGAAAAATCTTTAGAAGACTATAATTTATTGTCGAAATTCAATTACTCTGCTATTCCAGACTTTTTAAATTCTCTATTAAGCGGATTTGGAACTGTAGGCGTCGGGTTGTTTTCTATACTTTTTATTTCCTTTTTTCTGTTAAAAGACAGACGGTTATTAGAAGATAGTTTTATGTTGGCCATACCAGAAAACAAGAAACTACGTGTTAGAAAATCGCTTTACAAAATTAAAGGCTTATTATCGCGCTATTTTCTTGGTTTGCTTATTCAAATCTTAATTCTGTTTGTGATCTATTCTATAGTTCTATTAATTTTCGGAATTAAAAATGGAATTGTTATCGCATTCCTTTGTGCGCTCTTAAACTTAATCCCATATATAGGCCCGCTTATTAGTGCCATATTAATGGCTATTCTATCTTTATCAAGCAACCTACAAGATGATTTTAGTGTAATTTTACCAACTACAATTTATGTCTTAATCGGATTTTGTATTGCACAATTAATAGACAACTTTTTTAGTCAGCCTATAATTTTTTCAAGAAGTGTAAAATCGCATCCTTTAGAGATTTTTCTAGTTATTATAATTTCAGGAATACTGTTTGGTATCGTTGGTATGGTGTTAGCTATTCCGGCTTACACCTCTTTAAAAGTTATTCTTAAAGAATTTTTATCGGAAAATAAACTCGTAAAATATCTTACAAAAGATTTATAA